A genomic window from Carassius gibelio isolate Cgi1373 ecotype wild population from Czech Republic chromosome A11, carGib1.2-hapl.c, whole genome shotgun sequence includes:
- the LOC128021978 gene encoding E3 ubiquitin-protein ligase TRIM39-like isoform X6 produces the protein MAESSLTARKTRRRSNEHDHPFMSSSMSSLSEEIQCSVCLDVFTDPVSTPCGHNFCKICLNKCWDNSQTCSCPYCKETFKQRPDLKINTTLRELVDHCKKKSPEKTTEVLCDFCEERKLKALKSCLVCQSSYCETHLEPHLRVAGLKKHKLMDPVSNLENYICQKHERPLDLFCRDDQTCVCSICSVKDHKNHNTVPIEEESQEKKTELMKTQKDVQLMIQNRIKKIQDIKHSAEVRKRNTEKEKAVRVELFTDLIRSIERHQTELLEMVEEQQKAAEKQEQELIEELEQEITELKMRNTELEQLSHTEDRLHLLQIHSSLCSSTNTRNWPEISMKTHESLETLRRALTQLKDTIDEKLTLTELKWMQQYAVDVTLDPDTAHPNLILSDDGKQVTHGDIRQKLPDKPERFDRCVYALGKEGFSSGRFYFEVQVKGKTEWDLGVARESINRKGKITLSPRDGYWTVALRNGDEYKACEDPSVSLSLRVKPQWVGVFVDYEEGLVSFYDVESSSHIYSFTAQSFTEKLYPLFSPCPNDGGKNSSPLIITPVSYNK, from the exons ATGGCAGAATCTTCACTAACAGCAAGAAAAACCAGGAGACGGAGTAATGAACATGATCATCCAT TCATGTCATCCTCCATGAGTTCACTGTCTGAGGAGATTCAGTGCTCTGTATGTCTGGATGTGTTCACTGATCCAGTCTCGACTCCATGTGGACACAACTTCTGCAAAATCTGTCTGAATAAGTGCTGGGACAACAGCCAGACCTGCAGCTGTCCATACTGTAAAGAAACATTCAAGCAAAGACCTGATCTCAAGATTAATACCACACTCCGAGAGCTCGTAGATCACTGTAAGAAGAAAAGTCCTGAGAAAACAACTGAAGTTCTGTGTGACTTCTGTGAGGAAAGAAAGCTGAAAGCGCTGAAGTCGTGTCTGGTGTGTCAGAGCTCTTACTGTGAAACTCACCTGGAGCCTCATTTGAGAGTGGCAGGTTtgaagaaacacaaactgatggaTCCTGTGAGTAATCTGGAGAACTATATATGTCAGAAACACGAGAGACCTCTGGATCTGTTCTGTAGAGATGATCAGACATGTGTGTGTTCAATCTGCTCTGTGAAAGACCACAAGAACCACAACACTGTTCCTATAGAAGAGGAGAGTCAAGAGAAGAAG ACTGAACTGATGAAGACACAGAAAGACGTGCAGCTGATGATCCAGAACAGAATCAAGAAGATTCAAGACATCAAACACTCAGCAGAAGTcagaaaa agaaacacagagaaggAGAAAGCAGTCCGTGTGGAGCTCTTCACTGatctcatccgctccattgagagacatCAGACTGAACTGCTGGAGATGGTGGAggagcagcagaaagcagcagagaaacaggagcaagagctgattgaagagctggagcaggagatcactgagctaaagatgagaaacactgagctggagcagctctcACACACTGAAGATCGCCTCCACCTCCTACAG ATTCACTCATCCCTGTGCAGCTCTACAAACACCAGGAACTGGCCTGAGATCAGTATGAAGACTCATGAGAGTCTGGAGACTCTGAGGAGAGCTCTGACTCAACTGAAGGACACTATAGATGAGAAACTCACACTAACTG AGCTGAAGTGGATGCAGCAGTATGCAG TGGATGTGACTCTGGATCCTGATACAGCTCATCCTAATCTCATTCTGTCTGATGATGGAAAACAAGTGACACATGGAGACATTAGACAGAAACTCCCAGACAAACCAGAGAGATTTGATAGATGTGTCTATGCCCTGGGGAAGGAGGGATTCTCATCTGGgagattttattttgaggtgCAGGTGAAGGGAAAGACTGAATGGGATTTAGGAGTGGCCAGAGAATCCATTAACAGGAAGGGAAAGATCACACTGAGTCCCAGAGATGGATACTGGACTGTGGCTCTGAGGAATGGAGATGAATATAAAGCCTGTGAGGatccttctgtctctctgtctctgagagtGAAGCCGCAGTGGGTCggtgtgtttgtggattatgaGGAGGGTCTGGTCTCCTTTTATGATGTGGAGTCCAGCTCTCATATCTACTCTTTCACTGCTCAGTCTTTCACTGAAAAACTCTATCCATTATTTAGCCCATGCCCTAATGATGGAGGTAAAAACTCAAGTCCACTGATCATCACACCTGTCAgttataataaatga
- the LOC128021978 gene encoding E3 ubiquitin-protein ligase TRIM39-like isoform X2 encodes MAESSLTARKTRRRSNEHDHPFMSSSMSSLSEEIQCSVCLDVFTDPVSTPCGHNFCKICLNKCWDNSQTCSCPYCKETFKQRPDLKINTTLRELVDHCKKKSPEKTTEVLCDFCEERKLKALKSCLVCQSSYCETHLEPHLRVAGLKKHKLMDPVSNLENYICQKHERPLDLFCRDDQTCVCSICSVKDHKNHNTVPIEEESQEKKTELMKTQKDVQLMIQNRIKKIQDIKHSAEVRKRNTEKEKAVRVELFTDLIRSIERHQTELLEMVEEQQKAAEKQEQELIEELEQEITELKMRNTELEQLSHTEDRLHLLQIHSSLCSSTNTRNWPEISMKTHESLETLRRALTQLKDTIDEKLTLTVSTELKWMQQYAVDVTLDPDTAHPNLILSDDGKQVTHGDIRQKLPDKPERFDRCVYALGKEGFSSGRFYFEVQVKGKTEWDLGVARESINRKGKITLSPRDGYWTVALRNGDEYKACEDPSVSLSLRVKPQWVGVFVDYEEGLVSFYDVESSSHIYSFTAQSFTEKLYPLFSPCPNDGGKNSSPLIITPVSYNK; translated from the exons ATGGCAGAATCTTCACTAACAGCAAGAAAAACCAGGAGACGGAGTAATGAACATGATCATCCAT TCATGTCATCCTCCATGAGTTCACTGTCTGAGGAGATTCAGTGCTCTGTATGTCTGGATGTGTTCACTGATCCAGTCTCGACTCCATGTGGACACAACTTCTGCAAAATCTGTCTGAATAAGTGCTGGGACAACAGCCAGACCTGCAGCTGTCCATACTGTAAAGAAACATTCAAGCAAAGACCTGATCTCAAGATTAATACCACACTCCGAGAGCTCGTAGATCACTGTAAGAAGAAAAGTCCTGAGAAAACAACTGAAGTTCTGTGTGACTTCTGTGAGGAAAGAAAGCTGAAAGCGCTGAAGTCGTGTCTGGTGTGTCAGAGCTCTTACTGTGAAACTCACCTGGAGCCTCATTTGAGAGTGGCAGGTTtgaagaaacacaaactgatggaTCCTGTGAGTAATCTGGAGAACTATATATGTCAGAAACACGAGAGACCTCTGGATCTGTTCTGTAGAGATGATCAGACATGTGTGTGTTCAATCTGCTCTGTGAAAGACCACAAGAACCACAACACTGTTCCTATAGAAGAGGAGAGTCAAGAGAAGAAG ACTGAACTGATGAAGACACAGAAAGACGTGCAGCTGATGATCCAGAACAGAATCAAGAAGATTCAAGACATCAAACACTCAGCAGAAGTcagaaaa agaaacacagagaaggAGAAAGCAGTCCGTGTGGAGCTCTTCACTGatctcatccgctccattgagagacatCAGACTGAACTGCTGGAGATGGTGGAggagcagcagaaagcagcagagaaacaggagcaagagctgattgaagagctggagcaggagatcactgagctaaagatgagaaacactgagctggagcagctctcACACACTGAAGATCGCCTCCACCTCCTACAG ATTCACTCATCCCTGTGCAGCTCTACAAACACCAGGAACTGGCCTGAGATCAGTATGAAGACTCATGAGAGTCTGGAGACTCTGAGGAGAGCTCTGACTCAACTGAAGGACACTATAGATGAGAAACTCACACTAACTG TCTCTACAGAGCTGAAGTGGATGCAGCAGTATGCAG TGGATGTGACTCTGGATCCTGATACAGCTCATCCTAATCTCATTCTGTCTGATGATGGAAAACAAGTGACACATGGAGACATTAGACAGAAACTCCCAGACAAACCAGAGAGATTTGATAGATGTGTCTATGCCCTGGGGAAGGAGGGATTCTCATCTGGgagattttattttgaggtgCAGGTGAAGGGAAAGACTGAATGGGATTTAGGAGTGGCCAGAGAATCCATTAACAGGAAGGGAAAGATCACACTGAGTCCCAGAGATGGATACTGGACTGTGGCTCTGAGGAATGGAGATGAATATAAAGCCTGTGAGGatccttctgtctctctgtctctgagagtGAAGCCGCAGTGGGTCggtgtgtttgtggattatgaGGAGGGTCTGGTCTCCTTTTATGATGTGGAGTCCAGCTCTCATATCTACTCTTTCACTGCTCAGTCTTTCACTGAAAAACTCTATCCATTATTTAGCCCATGCCCTAATGATGGAGGTAAAAACTCAAGTCCACTGATCATCACACCTGTCAgttataataaatga